Sequence from the Coleofasciculaceae cyanobacterium genome:
ATTCGTATTGCTATATTAAAGCACAAATTATTTTAAAATGGTTTCAAAATAATTTAAAATTCATTTAAATTTTATTTACAATTCAAAAAGAGGCCAATTTCTCTTTAGAGGAGTCTAAAACAATGAAGTCAGAAGTCAGAAGTCAGATACTTACCAACAAGAAGCGATCGCGCAACATAAAGGCTATGAATATTCTCGCTAGAATACTTTTGAAAGCTAAAATCAAAAATTATGAGCCAAAAAACCAATCGACGTAACTTCCTCATAAGTAGCGTAGCAGCAGCAACTGCTATTGGTAGCGAAGCTTTAACAAAAAAACCAACCCGCGCCTCTTCATCGACAATTAAATCTATGCCAGAAAGAATATTAGGCAAGACCCAAATTAATTTACCAGTTTTGGGCTTGGGTGGAGCTGGGCAAACTCCCATTTCCCATGAAGAGCAAGAAGTTGAAGCTATCGCTTTAATTGAGAAAGCTTTAACATTAGGCATCAAATATTACGATACCGCAGCCAGCTATGGGCCTTCAGAGGAACGCTTTGGTAAAGTTTTACCGACCTATCGCGATCGCATTTATCTCAACAGTAAAACCGCAGCAAGAGATTACGATGGTGCTTGGCGGGAATTAGAGCGTTCGTTAAAACGTCTTAAGACAGATTATCTTAATTCTTGGCAATTACACCACGTTTCCTTCACCGATGAATTAGATACCATTTTTAGCGACAGAGGCGCAATCAAAGCTGTTGAAGAAGCCAAAGAGCAAGGATTGATCAAATTTTCGGGAATTACAGGACATCACGAACCAGAAGTTATTGCCGAGGGGTTGCGTCGCTACGATTTTGATACGACTTTGATCTCTCTCAATGCTGCCGATGTTCATCATCCCCGCCCATTTTCCCGTAC
This genomic interval carries:
- a CDS encoding aldo/keto reductase produces the protein MSQKTNRRNFLISSVAAATAIGSEALTKKPTRASSSTIKSMPERILGKTQINLPVLGLGGAGQTPISHEEQEVEAIALIEKALTLGIKYYDTAASYGPSEERFGKVLPTYRDRIYLNSKTAARDYDGAWRELERSLKRLKTDYLNSWQLHHVSFTDELDTIFSDRGAIKAVEEAKEQGLIKFSGITGHHEPEVIAEGLRRYDFDTTLISLNAADVHHPRPFSRTVLPVAREKNVGTIAMKVPAYGRLLQPGILSSMEQAMGYSLSLPGVHCCIIAAENPEQLESNVAVARNYTPLDTAQMTQIEQLTANAGEDGAFFRQWT